In the Harmonia axyridis chromosome 3, icHarAxyr1.1, whole genome shotgun sequence genome, one interval contains:
- the LOC123675484 gene encoding uncharacterized protein LOC123675484 has product MIYGEPLRLPGEFLGSTSTMNLDNSDDFVRDLRQHFQALRPVSGTRHGERKIFVFKDLATASHVFVRHDAVRRPLQHPYDGPFEVVSRAEKHYTLRIHGTNVPVSIDRLKPAYIAVNESSPEDAVNPNEDDEDKGILFFLPGENSPPAQQPIPPAPAEPEAATQAPAVRRPYTTRSGRQVRFPERFQAGM; this is encoded by the coding sequence ATGATATACGGAGAACCACTCCGTCTTCCTGGTGAGTTCCTGGGTTCGACGTCGACGATGAACCTGGATAACTCCGACGATTTCGTTCGCGACCTGCGCCAGCACTTTCAGGCGCTCCGACCAGTCAGTGGCACCAGGCACGGTGAGCGGAAGATCTTCGTCTTTAAAGATCTCGCCACCGCATCCCACGTCTTCGTAAGGCACGACGCCGTTCGGCGTCCGCTCCAGCACCCCTACGATGGACCGTTCGAGGTGGTTTCTCGAGCCGAAAAGCACTATACCCTCCGAATTCACGGTACCAACGTCCCGGTCTCGATCGACAGGCTGAAACCAGCCTACATCGCGGTCAACGAAAGTTCACCGGAGGACGCTGTAAATCCGAACGAGGACGATGAAGACAAAGGAATTCTTTTCTTTTTACCAGGCGAGAACTCACCCCCGGCCCAACAACCCATCCCACCTGCTCCAGCAGAACCAGAGGCAGCAACGCAAGCGCCAGCAGTACGACGACCTTACACGACCAGATCAGGTCGGCAAGTTCGTTTCCCCGAGCGTTTCCAGGCGGGGATGTAA
- the LOC123675485 gene encoding uncharacterized protein LOC123675485 — MPNPSAAAPTPGILARLQIPAFTPEDPEVVKSLDGRYAKEVRDLIINPPAQKPYETLKEQLLQRLGKSQAQKTRQLLERVEIGDRKPSQFLRYLQQLAGDNAADEIVRALWMERINPLARASIAAQAAQPNVTLDDLAKTADCVMEALGTVAPQQVSAVSPRVSQSESQLCEVLERLSMRLDEQSRELNELRAEVRGRSRNYGGPTSGRRSRSGSRTRFGGRCFYHHRFGAKAHKCEKPCTYAGTDDDQGNGKGSR; from the exons ATGCCGAATCCATCCGCCGCAGCACCCACTCCCGGAATACTCGCACGCCTCCAAATCCCGGCGTTCACCCCAGAGGACCCAGAA GTGGTCAAATCCCTAGACGGCAGGTACGCGAAGGAGGTTCGCGACCTGATAATCAACCCGCCAGCACAAAAGCCGTATGAGACACTGAAGGAGCAGCTTCTCCAACGCCTGGGGAAATCACAGGCCCAAAAGACGCGACAACTTCTGGAGAGAGTAGAAATTGGAGACCGGAAGCCTTCTCAGTTCCTGCGGTATCTCCAACAGCTCGCTGGGGACAACGCCGCAGACGAGATCGTCCGCGCCCTGTGGATGGAGCGGATCAACCCCCTCGCTCGCGCCAGCATCGCCGCGCAGGCTGCCCAACCCAACGTGACCCTGGACGACCTGGCCAAGACCGCAGATTGCGTAATGGAAGCGCTAGGTACCGTCGCGCCGCAACAGGTGTCTGCGGTGTCACCTCGGGTGTCACAAAGCGAATCCCAGCTTTGTGAAGTATTGGAGAGGTTGTCGATGCGCCTCGACGAACAAAGTCGCGAGTTGAACGAGCTTCGTGCGGAAGTGCGCGGTCGCTCGCGGAACTACGGTGGTCCTACATCGGGTCGTCGTTCGCGTTCCGGATCACGAACTCGGTTCGGTGGTAGGTGCTTTTACCACCATCGGTTCGGGGCCAAGGCGCACAAGTGCGAGAAACCGTGCACCTACGCGGGTACCGACGACGATCAGGGAAACGGTAAAGGCAGTCGCTGA